From Verrucomicrobia bacterium S94, the proteins below share one genomic window:
- the ugpC gene encoding sn-glycerol-3-phosphate ABC transporter ATP-binding protein UgpC: MAQVRLEKVSKKFEDGQSVVSGLNLEVSNGEFLVLVGPSGCGKSTTLRMIAGLEDVTEGRIYIGDRCVNEIPPKDRDIAMVFQNYALYPHMSVYDNMAFGLKLRKISKQEIEERVNRAAKILGLEKLLKRKPKALSGGQRQRVAMGRAIVRKPAVFLFDEPLSNLDAKMRVEMRKEIIQLHTRVATTMIYVTHDQVEAMTLGDRICVMNQGVIEQVGRPRTIFDYPATLFVAGFIGTPAMNIFRGTIASGKCLVFDGGTFRIPVLQEHTDVMKRYIGKSVCFGIRPRALKKLNAEETAEYMLNGTLEISEMIGEEILLHMKSGGHDFVASIHPHQFRETDPPEIRFGLDLRFAHFFDAETGRNITLPEQVARETLIPPSAS; the protein is encoded by the coding sequence ATGGCTCAGGTCAGACTGGAGAAAGTCAGTAAAAAATTTGAGGACGGACAGTCGGTGGTATCCGGCTTAAACCTCGAGGTTTCCAACGGCGAATTTCTTGTACTTGTGGGGCCTTCAGGCTGCGGAAAATCAACGACGCTGCGGATGATTGCCGGTCTTGAGGATGTCACGGAGGGCCGCATTTATATCGGCGACCGCTGTGTGAATGAAATCCCGCCGAAAGATCGCGACATTGCCATGGTGTTTCAGAATTATGCGCTCTATCCGCATATGTCTGTATACGACAATATGGCGTTTGGACTGAAATTGCGTAAAATCTCGAAGCAGGAGATTGAAGAACGGGTCAATCGGGCGGCAAAAATACTGGGCCTCGAAAAACTGCTGAAGCGCAAACCGAAAGCCTTGTCCGGCGGACAGCGGCAGCGCGTGGCTATGGGACGGGCCATTGTACGCAAGCCGGCGGTTTTTCTATTTGACGAACCTCTGTCAAATCTTGATGCCAAAATGCGTGTGGAAATGCGTAAGGAAATCATTCAACTGCATACCCGCGTGGCAACCACCATGATCTATGTTACCCACGATCAGGTAGAAGCGATGACGCTCGGTGACCGGATATGTGTGATGAATCAGGGGGTGATTGAGCAGGTTGGCCGACCGAGAACCATTTTTGATTATCCTGCTACGCTGTTTGTCGCCGGTTTTATCGGGACTCCGGCCATGAATATCTTCAGAGGTACAATTGCTTCCGGGAAATGTCTCGTTTTCGACGGCGGCACCTTCCGCATACCTGTTTTGCAGGAACATACCGATGTAATGAAAAGGTATATCGGAAAATCCGTCTGCTTCGGCATTCGGCCGCGGGCGCTGAAAAAATTAAATGCAGAAGAAACCGCTGAGTATATGCTGAATGGTACGCTTGAAATTTCAGAAATGATCGGTGAGGAAATTCTGCTTCATATGAAGAGCGGAGGACATGATTTTGTAGCCAGTATACATCCGCATCAGTTCAGAGAAACGGATCCCCCCGAAATCCGCTTCGGTCTTGATCTGCGCTTTGCTCATTTCTTCGATGCTGAAACCGGGCGTAATATCACCCTGCCGGAACAGGTTGCCCGAGAAACACTGATTCCTCCATCTGCATCATGA
- a CDS encoding glycoside hydrolase family 42 encodes MKKLMLISLAAAVFISVRSASAGTENTELGSSPDTEATAENAIAKEARLKIDQLKSLMQKAQVENIDVTREETVLWFAGEFLKYADWDENHPEEIAYLFGRYSIYAGEEEKLAAEIPDFQRRMVVKILDDGIAELSSVIRGEIRRRPVNKVDWQHIEVGDNMLLSNGKPVFLYDYFSKSVGQPLTNSAVYNDHLGAIFHGGENLYEPEHDRAINSFLLKEDRTFDQELLRKVTDISDTNVGFLMFWNQGMAEWVKKQEPQACYGRSTFIGFDVDNPLVREVWGTIARETGRLTRGRKVTQLGYILANEPHWHSIASGWTRRTGEMQQLSTYTLDKFRQWLKRKYDGDLDALNSNWKTGFQEFDAIEIEFPIPAKIQGTPMYYDWARYNMDRAIDWFTFIQGELLKGNPDADTHIKHSTHHYTDNARSHGIDLETLTELTSMIGDDAKARETRTRLSKKAEPWEEHYSYFWGELAMSYDFMESVSPEKIHINSESHFLSSAHWRKLDTSVEYVESVYWLATLLGMDANMTWFWARDPDGSPEDRLEGELNFADLALAGSFAGSVNQQPHIANAYTQVMYDLNSFSEEIIELRRQRRPLRLFHSETSAINKKTHMSEQFSMYEKFFFDGFPMGFATEKIIRKQDCSSWNAILVYKTEFVTESELDALQAYLDQGGTLMVDSAASLSKNEYGQPHGKHLNPGKGKLIVLNGSESIDQIRERALAEIETGRPKIILTENNGTKHKGVYWRSIKQEDGHYLVSMLNLGKNDAEITLGLQNGRPLKITDLFTGKPLRPEFSMAPKGVLLLRVDVR; translated from the coding sequence ATGAAGAAACTCATGCTGATTTCATTGGCCGCCGCCGTTTTTATATCCGTTAGGTCTGCGTCTGCCGGGACGGAAAATACGGAGCTCGGTTCTTCCCCGGATACGGAAGCGACCGCTGAGAATGCCATCGCCAAGGAAGCCCGGTTAAAGATTGATCAGCTGAAGTCCCTGATGCAGAAGGCGCAGGTCGAAAACATCGATGTCACCCGGGAGGAAACAGTGCTCTGGTTTGCCGGGGAATTCCTGAAATACGCGGACTGGGATGAAAATCACCCGGAAGAGATTGCCTATCTTTTCGGGAGATACAGCATCTATGCCGGCGAAGAGGAAAAACTTGCGGCTGAAATTCCTGACTTTCAGCGACGGATGGTCGTTAAAATTCTCGATGACGGAATTGCAGAGCTTTCCAGTGTCATCCGCGGAGAGATCCGGCGGCGCCCGGTGAATAAAGTGGACTGGCAGCATATTGAAGTCGGCGACAACATGCTGCTGAGCAACGGAAAACCCGTTTTTCTGTATGACTATTTTTCGAAATCCGTCGGTCAGCCGCTGACAAACAGCGCGGTTTACAACGACCACCTCGGTGCAATTTTCCACGGCGGCGAAAACCTGTATGAACCGGAACATGACCGGGCAATCAATTCCTTCCTTTTGAAGGAGGACCGCACCTTTGATCAGGAACTGCTGCGCAAGGTCACTGATATTTCCGATACCAACGTCGGCTTTCTGATGTTCTGGAACCAGGGCATGGCGGAATGGGTTAAGAAACAGGAACCACAGGCCTGCTACGGCCGTTCTACGTTTATCGGATTCGATGTTGATAATCCGCTGGTGCGGGAGGTCTGGGGAACCATTGCCCGCGAAACCGGAAGACTGACCCGGGGCAGAAAAGTGACGCAGCTCGGTTATATTCTCGCCAACGAACCGCACTGGCACTCCATCGCCAGTGGCTGGACCCGCAGAACCGGTGAAATGCAGCAGCTCTCGACGTACACGCTGGATAAATTCCGGCAATGGCTGAAGCGGAAATATGACGGCGACCTTGATGCCTTGAACAGCAACTGGAAAACCGGTTTCCAGGAATTCGATGCGATCGAAATCGAATTCCCGATTCCGGCAAAAATACAGGGTACGCCGATGTACTACGACTGGGCGCGCTATAATATGGACCGGGCCATCGATTGGTTCACCTTCATTCAGGGGGAACTCCTGAAAGGCAACCCGGATGCGGATACGCACATCAAACACAGCACACATCACTATACCGATAATGCCCGATCACATGGGATTGATCTGGAAACGCTCACCGAACTCACTTCGATGATCGGCGACGATGCCAAAGCGAGGGAAACACGAACCCGCCTATCCAAAAAAGCAGAGCCATGGGAGGAGCACTATAGTTATTTCTGGGGAGAGCTGGCCATGTCCTACGATTTTATGGAATCGGTATCGCCGGAAAAAATCCACATCAATTCAGAGTCGCATTTTCTCTCTTCCGCTCACTGGAGAAAACTCGATACTTCGGTTGAATATGTGGAAAGTGTCTACTGGCTGGCCACGCTTCTGGGCATGGATGCCAATATGACCTGGTTCTGGGCAAGAGACCCCGACGGCTCACCCGAGGACCGTCTGGAAGGCGAGCTGAATTTCGCCGATCTTGCGCTTGCCGGTTCCTTTGCGGGCTCCGTCAATCAGCAGCCGCATATTGCCAACGCCTATACACAGGTCATGTATGACCTGAACAGTTTTTCCGAAGAAATTATCGAACTTCGCCGGCAGCGCCGACCGTTGCGCCTGTTCCATTCCGAAACGTCGGCCATTAATAAAAAAACGCATATGTCCGAACAGTTTTCGATGTATGAAAAGTTCTTTTTCGACGGTTTTCCAATGGGTTTTGCCACGGAGAAGATAATCCGGAAACAGGACTGCAGTTCGTGGAACGCCATCCTTGTTTATAAAACCGAATTTGTAACGGAATCCGAATTAGACGCTCTTCAGGCCTATCTCGATCAGGGAGGAACGCTGATGGTTGACAGTGCAGCAAGTCTGTCTAAAAACGAATACGGGCAGCCGCATGGAAAACACCTGAATCCGGGCAAGGGAAAACTGATCGTGCTCAACGGATCCGAATCTATCGATCAGATCCGGGAACGTGCATTGGCAGAAATAGAGACCGGCCGGCCGAAGATTATTCTCACAGAGAACAACGGCACAAAACATAAGGGCGTTTACTGGCGTTCAATTAAGCAGGAGGATGGACATTATCTCGTCAGCATGCTGAATCTCGGAAAAAACGATGCCGAGATTACGCTCGGTCTGCAGAACGGCAGACCGCTTAAAATTACCGATCTGTTTACAGGTAAACCGCTCCGGCCGGAGTTCAGTATGGCTCCCAAAGGTGTGTTGCTGCTACGCGTTGACGTACGATAA
- a CDS encoding glycoside hydrolase family 127 protein, translated as MKSTIALTIITVATAVSGQQNGLMNMACTEYVQFKNTDIGDCRWTEGFWADKFKLCEEVMVPHMGEILKGDIGFAYDNFKIAAGLKEGMHQGMNWHDGDFYKWMEAATYVYSINKDPEILKELDEIIEVIAKAQCDDGYLSTQTQIPDIKRGKQERWANRQLHEMYNSGHLLTAACIHKRVTGQENFFNIAKKHADFLVKTFMPCPDHLKRFGFNQTQIMGLVEMYRETGNEKYLQLAEDFVNRRGKSGMNPAPEANYKFIGDMVQERTPLRKAKEAAGHSVLALYYYAGAADIYMETGEQALVDALDRMWDSVVNHKMYVTGACGQTHHGVSSKVDMIHEGFIGDYMMPNSTAYNETCANICNAMFSYRMLGIHGESKYADIMELVLYNSALSGISQEGTHYFYTNPLRRTFDKKMGITDYENRAAYIPCFCCPPNLVRTIAKVSNWAYSLSPNGVAVNLYGGNQLDTELLDGSALKLKQESGYPWDGAVKISIVECKKEPFDVMLRIPEWAEGASLKVNGKQADVRVIPGSYSIVSRKWKSGDTVELNLPLEAKLLAGHALIEETRNQAAIKRGPVVYCIETPDLPENTSVLDVYLPSDIKLEPATDKQLIDGAVTLKGEVLIQKSQMGQMYSILEKPEWDKIETQFVPYYAWSNRGTAEMTVWLPIVWK; from the coding sequence ATGAAATCGACAATTGCTTTAACCATCATAACTGTGGCGACAGCTGTTTCAGGCCAGCAGAATGGGCTTATGAATATGGCCTGCACGGAATACGTTCAATTCAAAAACACCGACATTGGTGACTGCCGGTGGACCGAGGGATTCTGGGCGGATAAATTCAAACTGTGCGAAGAAGTCATGGTTCCGCACATGGGTGAAATTCTGAAAGGTGACATCGGGTTCGCGTACGATAATTTCAAGATCGCTGCCGGACTGAAAGAGGGCATGCACCAGGGCATGAACTGGCACGACGGCGATTTTTATAAATGGATGGAGGCTGCCACCTACGTTTATTCCATCAATAAGGATCCGGAAATTCTGAAGGAGCTGGATGAAATCATCGAAGTCATTGCCAAGGCCCAATGTGATGACGGCTACCTATCAACACAAACGCAGATCCCCGATATCAAGCGCGGAAAACAGGAACGCTGGGCGAACCGTCAGCTGCACGAAATGTATAATTCCGGTCATCTGCTGACAGCCGCCTGCATCCACAAGAGAGTAACCGGGCAGGAAAACTTCTTTAACATTGCAAAAAAACATGCCGACTTTCTGGTAAAAACCTTTATGCCCTGCCCCGACCATCTGAAACGTTTCGGTTTCAATCAGACCCAGATCATGGGACTCGTGGAAATGTACCGGGAAACCGGAAATGAAAAATATCTTCAGCTGGCAGAGGACTTCGTAAACCGCCGTGGAAAGAGCGGAATGAATCCGGCTCCCGAAGCAAATTATAAGTTTATCGGTGACATGGTTCAGGAACGCACTCCATTGCGCAAAGCCAAAGAAGCGGCAGGGCACTCGGTGCTGGCCTTGTACTACTATGCCGGTGCGGCTGATATTTATATGGAAACCGGCGAACAGGCACTGGTCGACGCACTCGACCGTATGTGGGACAGTGTGGTGAACCATAAAATGTATGTGACCGGCGCCTGCGGTCAGACACACCACGGTGTATCTTCAAAAGTCGACATGATTCACGAAGGTTTCATCGGTGATTATATGATGCCCAACTCTACAGCCTATAATGAAACCTGCGCCAACATCTGCAATGCCATGTTCTCCTATCGCATGCTCGGTATTCACGGTGAATCAAAATATGCCGATATCATGGAACTGGTGCTTTACAACTCCGCCCTCTCCGGTATCAGCCAGGAGGGAACGCATTATTTCTACACCAATCCGCTGCGCCGGACCTTCGACAAAAAAATGGGCATTACCGATTATGAAAACCGCGCAGCGTACATCCCCTGCTTCTGCTGTCCACCGAATCTCGTGCGCACCATTGCCAAGGTTTCGAACTGGGCCTACAGCCTGTCACCCAATGGTGTGGCCGTAAACCTCTACGGCGGCAATCAGCTCGATACGGAACTGCTCGACGGTTCTGCGCTTAAACTGAAACAGGAAAGCGGCTATCCGTGGGACGGTGCAGTGAAAATCTCAATCGTTGAATGCAAAAAGGAACCCTTTGATGTCATGCTGCGTATCCCTGAATGGGCGGAAGGCGCTTCGCTGAAAGTGAACGGGAAGCAAGCGGATGTTCGCGTTATTCCGGGATCATATTCCATTGTTTCCAGAAAATGGAAATCCGGAGACACAGTTGAGCTGAACCTTCCGCTGGAAGCCAAACTGCTGGCAGGTCATGCGCTGATTGAAGAGACCCGCAACCAGGCTGCCATCAAACGGGGACCGGTGGTTTACTGCATTGAAACGCCCGACCTTCCGGAAAATACCTCGGTTCTGGACGTTTATCTTCCTTCGGATATCAAACTGGAACCCGCAACCGATAAACAGCTGATCGATGGAGCAGTCACGCTGAAAGGCGAAGTGCTGATTCAGAAATCGCAGATGGGACAGATGTACAGTATACTTGAAAAACCGGAATGGGATAAAATCGAAACCCAATTTGTTCCATATTATGCATGGAGCAATCGAGGCACTGCTGAAATGACAGTCTGGTTGCCGATCGTTTGGAAATAA
- a CDS encoding FAD-dependent oxidoreductase — protein sequence MKRRDYFKTGAAAAVSIPIVGKASEDQGLQGERIMDNWYQVAGGKRGLPIRHITKNVDVAVLGGGLAGICAAVASARNGAKTILVQDRPVLGGNSSSEMRVHVNGVNHLRPDNYAERETGIIEELLLHNRFHNKQESWPVWDHLLYDFVTSEPNLELLLNTQATKAVMNGSTIKAARCWQLTTETEIMIEAEQFIDCSGDGLLAATAGALYRTGREGKKEFGEQFAPDEPDGWQMGATLLMHSEDMGRPMPFEAPSWAIPYDAEKSHPKRSFNGFHNGIWWMEVGSDADIIGEQEEIRHKLMCYAYGVWDYIKNSGKIPNVENHALTWVQSLPGKRESRRFIGDYILREGDLLNHTHFEDTVGYGGWSLDEHCWAGIENLEDPPSYFHHHFRKVYEIPYRSLYSKNITNLSFAGRNISQTHIALSSTRLMATCSTMGMAVGTAAAMCIDKNCNPRDIAQKHINELQENLLREDSFLPHRPAKDEKDLARKAALIAASSTVSGDAALLNDGVARDFEGVEHGWESHGLPAEVIMEWEEPINLSKVEIKCDTNLKRNICMRKDSKVSFNYWNDVPTELLKSLDVEARIDGKWIRVGSNDDNRRRLIKFHFDQIRTSGIRINLKETYGAPNAKLFEIRCYEA from the coding sequence ATGAAAAGGCGGGATTATTTTAAAACCGGTGCCGCAGCCGCGGTAAGCATTCCCATAGTCGGAAAAGCATCCGAGGATCAGGGTCTCCAGGGCGAACGTATTATGGATAATTGGTATCAGGTTGCCGGCGGTAAACGCGGTTTGCCGATCCGTCATATCACAAAAAACGTTGACGTTGCTGTGCTGGGCGGCGGACTGGCCGGGATCTGCGCAGCGGTTGCATCTGCCCGCAACGGGGCTAAAACCATACTGGTACAGGACCGTCCGGTGCTGGGAGGAAACTCGTCGAGTGAAATGCGCGTTCATGTGAATGGCGTGAATCACCTCCGTCCCGATAATTATGCAGAACGCGAAACCGGAATTATTGAAGAACTGCTGCTGCATAACCGTTTTCACAACAAGCAGGAATCCTGGCCGGTGTGGGATCATCTCCTCTACGACTTTGTTACCTCTGAACCCAACCTTGAGCTGCTGCTGAATACCCAGGCGACAAAAGCGGTTATGAACGGGAGTACGATCAAAGCCGCCAGATGCTGGCAGTTGACGACCGAAACCGAAATTATGATTGAGGCCGAGCAGTTTATCGACTGTTCCGGCGACGGTCTGCTTGCCGCTACGGCGGGTGCTCTTTATCGTACCGGACGTGAAGGTAAAAAAGAGTTCGGCGAACAGTTTGCACCGGATGAACCCGATGGCTGGCAGATGGGAGCCACTCTGCTGATGCATTCTGAGGACATGGGCCGGCCGATGCCGTTTGAGGCCCCCTCCTGGGCCATTCCTTATGATGCGGAAAAATCTCATCCGAAACGTAGCTTCAATGGTTTTCATAACGGTATCTGGTGGATGGAGGTCGGCAGCGATGCCGATATTATCGGCGAACAGGAGGAGATCCGCCATAAACTGATGTGCTATGCCTACGGAGTGTGGGATTACATTAAAAACTCCGGAAAGATTCCGAATGTTGAAAATCATGCACTGACCTGGGTGCAGTCGCTGCCGGGCAAACGCGAATCCCGAAGGTTTATCGGGGATTATATTCTGCGCGAAGGCGATCTGCTCAACCATACACACTTTGAAGATACCGTCGGGTATGGCGGTTGGTCGCTGGACGAACATTGCTGGGCCGGTATTGAAAATCTCGAGGATCCGCCCAGTTATTTCCATCACCATTTCCGGAAGGTTTACGAGATCCCCTATCGCTCGCTCTATTCCAAAAACATTACCAATCTTTCCTTTGCCGGACGCAATATCAGTCAGACGCACATTGCTCTTTCATCAACCCGGCTGATGGCCACCTGCTCCACTATGGGCATGGCGGTCGGAACCGCAGCGGCGATGTGCATCGATAAAAACTGCAATCCCCGTGACATTGCGCAGAAGCATATCAACGAACTTCAGGAAAACCTGCTGCGTGAAGATTCTTTTCTGCCCCATCGCCCGGCAAAAGACGAAAAGGATCTGGCGCGAAAAGCCGCGCTTATTGCCGCCTCATCCACGGTCAGCGGTGATGCCGCTCTTTTGAACGACGGCGTTGCCCGCGATTTTGAAGGCGTTGAACACGGATGGGAATCGCATGGACTTCCCGCCGAAGTAATCATGGAATGGGAGGAGCCGATTAACCTGTCGAAAGTCGAGATTAAGTGCGATACGAATCTGAAGCGCAACATCTGCATGCGTAAAGACTCCAAAGTCAGTTTCAACTATTGGAATGATGTCCCGACTGAATTGCTCAAATCGCTCGACGTGGAAGCCCGTATTGACGGGAAATGGATCAGAGTCGGTTCCAATGATGATAACCGCCGGCGTTTAATCAAATTCCATTTTGATCAAATCCGCACTTCCGGCATCCGCATCAACCTGAAGGAAACCTATGGGGCTCCTAATGCAAAACTGTTTGAAATCCGCTGTTACGAGGCCTGA
- a CDS encoding AraC family transcriptional regulator — MSLVKSRELFGEAAFPITVETVVDRTLIQKELHRHEYFEMLFVERGSLINKFKGTEVVMKPGDMLIMKPYVLHLLDDTLQKKGRKAYCCSFLPQAVDSEIHSLEVLKGSSSPNRYFFKPFISLADEGISAVQLKFDAENRKKVAELFALLKEQAQDISERGAALTRYHFLALLSFLTEEYERNEGVDQTVQADLSVPVSRYLEGLRKTLNYIHDHYTEPLALENMAAMSGASETYFCRLFKHETGMTFLNYLNGLRIERACVLLRDTTDNALDICYEVGFNDYTHFGRQFKKHVGMSPADYRKQNPHIRRFRET, encoded by the coding sequence ATGTCGTTGGTAAAATCCAGAGAGCTGTTTGGCGAAGCTGCATTTCCCATTACTGTGGAAACCGTAGTTGATCGAACCCTGATCCAGAAAGAGCTCCACCGTCACGAGTATTTTGAAATGCTGTTTGTTGAGAGGGGTTCGCTGATTAACAAATTCAAGGGTACGGAAGTGGTGATGAAGCCGGGCGATATGCTCATTATGAAACCCTATGTTCTTCACCTTCTGGACGACACTCTTCAGAAAAAAGGAAGAAAGGCCTATTGCTGCAGTTTTCTGCCTCAGGCTGTCGATTCCGAGATTCACTCCCTGGAAGTGCTGAAAGGATCCAGTTCACCGAACCGCTATTTTTTCAAACCGTTCATCTCGTTGGCGGACGAAGGCATATCCGCAGTGCAGTTGAAATTCGACGCGGAAAACCGGAAAAAAGTGGCAGAACTTTTCGCACTACTGAAAGAGCAGGCTCAGGACATCTCCGAACGTGGTGCCGCCCTCACCCGCTATCATTTTCTCGCCCTGCTCTCTTTTCTCACCGAAGAGTATGAACGGAACGAGGGCGTGGACCAGACTGTTCAGGCCGATCTGTCTGTTCCCGTTTCTCGTTATCTCGAAGGATTGCGCAAAACATTGAACTATATTCACGACCACTATACAGAGCCACTGGCCCTCGAGAATATGGCGGCCATGAGCGGAGCATCGGAAACCTATTTCTGCCGGCTTTTCAAACATGAAACCGGTATGACGTTTCTGAACTACCTCAATGGACTGCGGATTGAACGGGCCTGTGTGCTGCTGCGCGATACCACAGACAATGCTCTTGATATCTGCTACGAGGTCGGCTTCAACGATTACACACACTTCGGACGGCAGTTCAAAAAACATGTCGGCATGTCACCCGCGGATTACCGCAAACAGAATCCGCATATCCGCCGCTTTCGTGAAACCTGA
- a CDS encoding sugar ABC transporter permease: MKRETIKGYLFISPWLIGFIIFVLIPFVASIYLACTKYDIVSPPVWVGAENYRRLFFDDPVFWKSLAVTLKYALIAVPLGTVVGVGLSLLLNLNIRGIRFYRTAFYLPSIVPMVATCAVFSWVLNPQIGLMNSILRLIGIEGPAWLSSEPWAFYSLVLMSLWSVGGSMVIYLAGLKNIPASLYEAAVVDGANAWHRTVHITLPMLTPVIFFNLIMGTINAFQYFAQAYIMTQGGPEDSTSFYALYLFKRSWRYLDMGYASAMAWILFVIVMTITVVLFLTHRKWVHYGG, translated from the coding sequence ATGAAGCGCGAAACGATAAAAGGATATCTTTTCATAAGCCCGTGGCTCATCGGATTTATTATTTTTGTGCTGATTCCTTTTGTAGCCAGTATTTATCTGGCCTGCACCAAATATGACATCGTCTCTCCGCCGGTCTGGGTGGGAGCTGAAAACTACCGGCGCCTGTTTTTCGATGATCCTGTTTTTTGGAAATCGCTGGCCGTCACACTAAAATATGCGCTCATTGCCGTTCCGCTCGGAACCGTGGTTGGAGTCGGACTTTCGCTGCTGCTGAATCTCAATATCAGAGGTATACGTTTTTATCGCACCGCATTTTACCTTCCCTCCATTGTTCCCATGGTAGCCACCTGTGCCGTATTTTCCTGGGTTCTGAATCCGCAGATCGGGCTGATGAACAGCATACTGCGGCTCATCGGCATTGAGGGACCGGCATGGTTATCGAGTGAACCGTGGGCGTTTTATTCGCTGGTGCTGATGTCCCTCTGGTCCGTCGGCGGAAGCATGGTGATCTATCTGGCAGGTCTGAAGAATATTCCGGCTTCACTTTATGAGGCGGCGGTGGTCGACGGAGCTAACGCCTGGCACCGTACGGTACATATCACCCTGCCTATGCTTACGCCGGTCATTTTTTTCAATCTGATCATGGGAACCATCAATGCGTTCCAGTATTTCGCTCAGGCGTATATCATGACACAGGGCGGTCCTGAGGACAGTACCAGTTTTTATGCCCTCTATCTTTTCAAACGCTCCTGGCGCTATCTGGATATGGGCTATGCCAGTGCTATGGCCTGGATTCTTTTTGTGATCGTGATGACCATTACTGTCGTCCTGTTTCTGACTCATCGAAAGTGGGTGCATTATGGGGGCTGA
- a CDS encoding iduronate-2-sulfatase, with protein sequence MKILSFCFFLLTALSAFAKQPNILFIGVDDLRPELGCYGSPIAVTPNIDRLAADGLLFNRAYCQQSICGPSRASLMTGLRPDSSGVTHNYLEFRDLRPDVITLAQHFKNNGYETVYHGKIFHGKHTDDAFSWSRKPAKTDLPKPKGFALAENIEIQQNARKEMFARYGEMAKYGLASGPAWECADVPDETYSDGRNTLIAIETLKELAQEEKPFFLAIGFKKPHLNWVAPKRYWDLYDRDKIPLAQNTEAPVGGASMGLHPSFELRVRQGIPTDGKPFDEELARTLKHAYLACVSYVDAQIGKMIHALDEAGLRDHTIIIVWADHGWHLGEMGTWGKATTYEVATRVPLIIWTPDMPQETRGQKTDALVELIDMYPTLSDLAGLQIPEHVEGSSFRPLLTNPSRPWKKAAFSQFPTPALREWGSIALRPGMRETYFGPLADEMEKRIQKQLPGQWDRKLFEENLTGYAMRTDRYRLTVWKDAAHPDREPLFIELYDHKTDPLETVNIARSHPEVVEMMMKHFSEGWEAARPEC encoded by the coding sequence ATGAAAATACTATCCTTCTGTTTCTTTCTGCTTACCGCACTTTCCGCTTTCGCGAAACAACCGAATATTCTGTTCATCGGTGTTGACGATCTGCGGCCGGAACTGGGCTGTTACGGCTCTCCGATTGCGGTTACACCGAATATCGACCGGCTGGCGGCGGATGGCCTGCTTTTTAACCGGGCCTATTGTCAGCAATCGATCTGCGGCCCGTCCCGGGCCAGTCTGATGACCGGACTGCGGCCGGATTCCAGCGGTGTAACTCACAACTATCTGGAATTCCGCGATCTCCGGCCGGATGTCATCACCCTTGCTCAGCATTTCAAAAACAACGGATATGAAACCGTTTACCATGGGAAAATTTTTCATGGAAAACACACCGATGATGCATTTTCGTGGAGCAGGAAGCCTGCTAAAACCGATCTACCTAAACCTAAAGGATTTGCATTGGCGGAAAATATTGAAATTCAGCAGAATGCTCGGAAAGAAATGTTTGCCCGGTATGGCGAGATGGCCAAATACGGTCTGGCCAGCGGACCGGCCTGGGAATGTGCCGATGTACCGGATGAAACCTATTCCGACGGTCGCAACACGCTGATTGCCATTGAAACTCTCAAAGAGTTAGCGCAGGAGGAAAAACCTTTTTTTCTGGCTATTGGCTTTAAAAAACCTCATCTCAACTGGGTGGCCCCTAAACGATACTGGGATCTCTACGACCGGGATAAAATTCCGCTGGCACAGAATACCGAAGCACCGGTTGGCGGTGCCTCTATGGGACTTCATCCCTCATTCGAACTCAGAGTGCGGCAGGGTATTCCAACCGATGGGAAACCATTTGATGAGGAACTTGCACGAACGCTTAAGCATGCTTATCTGGCCTGTGTCAGCTATGTGGATGCCCAGATCGGGAAAATGATACATGCACTGGATGAAGCCGGGCTGCGCGATCACACCATCATCATTGTATGGGCCGATCACGGCTGGCATCTCGGAGAAATGGGAACCTGGGGAAAAGCAACCACGTATGAAGTTGCAACACGTGTCCCCTTGATTATCTGGACTCCGGACATGCCGCAGGAAACCCGCGGTCAGAAAACAGATGCGCTGGTGGAACTGATTGATATGTATCCCACCCTTTCCGACCTAGCAGGCCTTCAGATTCCGGAACATGTTGAAGGAAGCAGTTTCAGACCGTTGCTCACCAACCCTTCCCGTCCATGGAAAAAAGCAGCTTTCAGTCAATTCCCCACCCCCGCTCTGCGCGAATGGGGCTCGATTGCACTTCGGCCCGGAATGCGGGAAACTTATTTCGGTCCGTTGGCCGATGAAATGGAAAAACGGATTCAAAAACAGCTGCCAGGTCAGTGGGACCGCAAGCTGTTCGAAGAAAATTTGACCGGTTATGCCATGCGAACTGACCGTTACCGTTTAACCGTGTGGAAAGACGCGGCACACCCCGATAGAGAACCGCTGTTCATTGAGCTGTATGACCATAAAACGGATCCACTTGAAACAGTCAATATTGCAAGGAGTCACCCCGAGGTAGTAGAAATGATGATGAAACACTTTTCAGAAGGATGGGAAGCCGCGCGGCCGGAGTGTTAA